In Geothermobacter hydrogeniphilus, a single window of DNA contains:
- a CDS encoding GerMN domain-containing protein: protein MRSLLLLLLLLPLVAGCDRKEEKNADQPSPGKVIADDAYRQYFGSPPTPRAGTAWVRVGFLPRNDGSGSLAPFPLFFYREDGQLQLLLDQLTGENLRLPKQSGLFNPFPSGSRAVTANRVAGKREINLTLPAGADADPEIMAAVLVETAGRFPGVKQVVLTLNGSPWPGMPADGFDVPTGRVIEPGSPRPLVVLADFSRGGDHPAELLVNFDRPMKLESFRLATEDGREVAGDYFQSVFGMAVVVHPKNPELLTIGQPVRISWKATDAKGRKGNGEVLMPVKGRGKN, encoded by the coding sequence ATGAGATCTCTGCTCCTGCTGTTGCTGCTTCTTCCCCTGGTTGCCGGCTGTGATCGGAAAGAGGAAAAAAACGCCGATCAACCTTCCCCGGGGAAAGTGATCGCCGATGATGCCTACCGGCAGTATTTTGGTTCCCCGCCGACCCCGAGGGCCGGGACCGCCTGGGTGCGGGTCGGGTTTCTGCCCCGCAACGATGGTTCCGGCAGCCTGGCACCGTTCCCCCTGTTCTTTTATCGCGAGGATGGTCAACTGCAGCTGCTGCTCGACCAGTTGACCGGTGAGAACCTGCGGTTGCCGAAGCAGAGCGGGCTCTTCAACCCGTTCCCTTCGGGCAGTCGCGCGGTCACGGCCAATCGGGTGGCCGGCAAGCGGGAAATCAACCTGACCTTGCCGGCGGGCGCGGATGCCGACCCGGAGATCATGGCCGCGGTCCTGGTCGAGACCGCCGGGCGTTTCCCCGGGGTCAAGCAGGTCGTGCTGACGTTGAACGGCTCTCCCTGGCCGGGGATGCCGGCCGATGGTTTTGACGTTCCGACCGGTCGCGTCATCGAGCCCGGGTCTCCTCGTCCGCTGGTGGTGCTGGCCGATTTTTCCCGCGGTGGAGATCATCCCGCCGAACTGCTGGTCAACTTTGATCGACCGATGAAGCTTGAGAGTTTCCGTCTGGCAACCGAAGATGGTCGCGAAGTGGCGGGAGACTACTTTCAGTCGGTTTTCGGCATGGCGGTGGTGGTTCATCCGAAAAATCCTGAACTGCTGACCATCGGCCAACCGGTCAGGATCAGCTGGAAGGCAACCGACGCCAAGGGCCGGAAGGGAAACGGCGAGGTGCTGATGCCGGTGAAGGGACGGGGGAAAAACTGA
- a CDS encoding RNA methyltransferase has protein sequence MLTPLPQSLSVVLVEPQHPGNIGMVCRAMANFGISDLRLVNPCPYLHPEARKFAVAGNHLLGSARCYPDLPAALADVHLSVAATRRAGRLRGTLHPSSRLPELVGALPEGGRAALVFGREDCGLTGDEIACCGAGVRIASSEEVGSLNLAQAVMVLLYELHRRPGMVGEERDLPEEGELQAVYAQMDDVLDRIGFTNPACPGATLTRLRQLISRARPDRAELGLLRGMWGQISESINNWPGRRRGGR, from the coding sequence ATGCTGACTCCCCTTCCCCAGTCTCTCAGCGTTGTGCTGGTCGAGCCGCAGCATCCCGGCAATATCGGCATGGTCTGTCGGGCGATGGCCAATTTCGGCATTTCCGACCTGCGCCTGGTGAATCCCTGCCCGTACCTGCATCCCGAGGCACGCAAGTTTGCCGTCGCCGGCAATCACCTGCTCGGCTCGGCGCGCTGCTATCCGGACCTGCCGGCGGCGCTGGCCGATGTTCACCTGAGTGTCGCCGCCACCCGGCGCGCCGGTCGGCTGCGGGGAACTCTGCATCCCAGCAGCCGGCTGCCGGAGCTGGTCGGCGCGCTTCCCGAAGGGGGCCGGGCGGCGCTGGTTTTCGGCCGCGAGGACTGTGGTCTCACCGGTGACGAGATCGCCTGCTGCGGCGCCGGGGTGCGGATCGCCAGCAGCGAAGAGGTCGGTTCTCTCAATCTCGCCCAGGCGGTGATGGTGCTGCTCTATGAACTGCATCGTCGGCCGGGAATGGTCGGAGAGGAGAGGGATCTCCCGGAAGAGGGGGAACTGCAGGCGGTTTACGCGCAGATGGATGACGTTCTCGATCGGATCGGGTTCACCAACCCGGCCTGCCCCGGAGCCACCCTGACCCGCCTGCGGCAGCTGATCAGCCGCGCCCGTCCGGACCGCGCTGAACTGGGACTGCTGCGGGGGATGTGGGGGCAGATCAGTGAAAGCATCAACAACTGGCCGGGGCGGAGGAGGGGCGGCCGATAA
- a CDS encoding transglutaminase-like domain-containing protein, with amino-acid sequence MKRLVFLLFILLLGVGSAWGKTVSGEVVMTFDLSGQPSGREARLWIPYPISDADQLISDIHWEGDYSEAAVYTDRENSIPILYARWAADADSRRLTLRFRAERREQLHRDIPRADVPLDRAAFSRYLSATSMGPIDGPVKALADQIVAGKKTNLEKARAIYDWTVDNTFRDPNTRGCGLGNVPRLLDRPGGKCADISSIYVALARSAGVPAREILGIRLGKKDGQDITGWQHCWAEFYQPGYGWVPVDPADVRKAMLKQNLKLGDPQVAELREYFWGGVDAYRVRLSEGRDIELNPPQQGPAVNYLMYPFAQVGGKTLDWLDPQTFRYQITYRQ; translated from the coding sequence ATGAAACGTCTTGTTTTTCTGCTGTTCATCCTGCTGCTCGGCGTCGGCAGCGCCTGGGGAAAAACCGTCTCGGGAGAGGTGGTCATGACCTTCGACCTCTCCGGACAGCCATCCGGCCGGGAAGCCAGGCTCTGGATTCCCTACCCGATTTCCGATGCCGACCAGTTGATCAGCGATATCCACTGGGAAGGGGATTACAGTGAGGCGGCCGTCTACACCGACCGGGAAAACAGCATCCCGATACTCTACGCGCGCTGGGCGGCAGACGCCGACAGCCGCCGGTTGACGCTCCGCTTCAGGGCCGAACGCAGGGAACAATTACACCGGGACATCCCCCGGGCAGACGTTCCCCTCGACCGGGCCGCCTTCAGCCGCTACCTCAGCGCCACCAGCATGGGGCCGATCGACGGTCCGGTCAAGGCTCTCGCCGACCAGATCGTTGCCGGGAAAAAGACCAACCTGGAAAAGGCCCGCGCCATCTATGACTGGACGGTGGACAACACCTTCCGCGACCCGAACACCCGCGGTTGCGGCCTCGGTAACGTGCCGCGCCTGCTTGACCGTCCCGGCGGCAAGTGCGCCGACATCAGTTCCATCTATGTCGCCCTGGCCCGTTCGGCCGGAGTTCCGGCCCGCGAAATTCTCGGCATTCGACTGGGGAAAAAGGATGGCCAGGACATCACCGGCTGGCAGCATTGCTGGGCCGAATTCTACCAGCCCGGTTACGGCTGGGTGCCGGTCGACCCGGCCGACGTACGCAAAGCGATGCTGAAACAGAACCTGAAGCTCGGTGATCCGCAGGTCGCCGAACTGCGCGAGTACTTCTGGGGCGGTGTCGATGCCTACCGTGTCCGCCTCTCCGAGGGGCGGGATATCGAACTCAACCCTCCTCAGCAGGGACCGGCCGTCAACTACCTGATGTATCCCTTCGCCCAGGTCGGCGGCAAAACCCTGGACTGGCTCGATCCGCAGACCTTCCGCTACCAGATCACCTACCGACAGTAA